In Hoeflea ulvae, one genomic interval encodes:
- a CDS encoding DUF930 domain-containing protein produces MNRLRDIVSNGLSKALVLSLLAHALIAAALLVTLPLPEPEPEPEEQVVEVTLVEPEDAPEVPEPEIEEPQAPEPEPEPEPEPESEPEQPEPEAAEPPAPESPQPEQAAAAGEGQAVPIPVFRPVFRFGAEDAGPRESPDGSASQDPGEDLPTEADAVTPPPQAEEPDPSPPAEPDTAAPLPDAPEPQPDIAGLSLPEIALPDSGLAQGGLAEPDPEAEPAPPVQLSETSNPETTDSQSSQPETSDAETAVPVQTDAPVELAEARQLFSTSITGNPAAMVAMGNLPRGLRASQLCTSELREQLRNAPERFGLELLPSYRLDTGNVLTETNAAFRADGAWYQLSFRCTVDDDALSVTGFAHAVGAVIPRSQWKARGFPEF; encoded by the coding sequence ATGAATCGATTGCGGGACATTGTGTCGAACGGGTTGAGCAAGGCTCTGGTGCTGTCGCTGCTGGCGCATGCGCTGATTGCCGCCGCCCTGCTGGTCACCCTGCCGCTGCCCGAGCCCGAGCCGGAGCCGGAAGAACAGGTGGTCGAGGTGACGCTGGTCGAGCCGGAGGACGCGCCCGAAGTCCCCGAGCCGGAGATCGAGGAGCCGCAAGCGCCCGAGCCCGAACCCGAGCCTGAGCCCGAACCTGAATCCGAACCCGAGCAGCCGGAGCCGGAAGCCGCCGAACCGCCCGCGCCGGAATCGCCGCAACCCGAACAGGCAGCCGCCGCCGGCGAGGGGCAGGCGGTGCCGATCCCGGTGTTCAGGCCGGTGTTCCGTTTCGGTGCAGAGGATGCCGGGCCGCGCGAGTCGCCCGATGGCTCCGCTTCGCAGGATCCGGGCGAAGACCTGCCCACAGAGGCCGACGCTGTCACACCGCCGCCGCAGGCTGAAGAGCCCGATCCGTCACCCCCGGCAGAACCCGACACCGCCGCGCCGCTGCCCGATGCGCCCGAGCCGCAGCCGGACATCGCCGGCCTGTCTTTGCCGGAGATCGCGCTGCCCGACTCCGGCCTGGCGCAGGGCGGACTCGCCGAGCCTGACCCGGAAGCCGAACCGGCACCTCCGGTGCAGCTTTCCGAGACCAGCAACCCCGAGACCACTGACAGCCAGAGCAGCCAGCCCGAAACCAGCGACGCCGAAACTGCCGTTCCGGTGCAAACCGATGCTCCGGTCGAACTTGCCGAGGCGCGGCAATTGTTCTCCACCAGCATCACCGGCAATCCGGCGGCGATGGTGGCGATGGGCAATCTGCCGCGCGGATTGCGGGCCAGCCAGCTCTGCACCTCCGAGCTGCGCGAGCAATTGCGCAATGCGCCCGAGCGCTTCGGGCTGGAGCTGCTGCCGTCCTACCGGCTCGACACCGGCAATGTGCTGACTGAAACCAATGCGGCCTTCCGCGCCGATGGCGCCTGGTACCAGTTGAGCTTCCGTTGCACGGTCGATGACGACGCGCTCAGCGTCACCGGCTTCGCCCATGCGGTCGGCGCCGTCATCCCGCGCTCGCAATGGAAGGCCCGCGGCTTTCCCGAATTCTGA
- a CDS encoding SDR family oxidoreductase gives MTAKTLFITGASSGIGAATARAARRAGWNVGLFARSKDKLDALVEELGDRALALPGDATSLDDQNQALAMLKHTYGAVDAAFANAGMGVSAAGTEQGDPEEWHKLVHVNIMGLLYTAKAALPHLRLNKGHMLMTGSAAGRVHLPGSVYGASKWFVHGYAGNLAEEMKEWGGRCTVIAPGMVNTAFFDEEKPDKLQPEDVADAVVFALEAKPRNAVREVFLMPAD, from the coding sequence ATGACTGCAAAAACCCTCTTCATCACCGGCGCCTCCAGCGGCATCGGCGCCGCCACCGCACGCGCGGCGCGCCGGGCGGGCTGGAATGTCGGCCTGTTTGCCCGCTCAAAGGACAAGCTCGACGCGCTGGTCGAGGAACTGGGCGACCGCGCGCTGGCGCTGCCGGGCGACGCCACCAGCCTGGACGACCAGAACCAGGCGCTGGCCATGCTCAAGCACACCTATGGCGCGGTCGATGCCGCCTTTGCCAATGCCGGCATGGGCGTGAGCGCCGCGGGCACCGAACAGGGCGATCCGGAGGAATGGCACAAGCTTGTCCATGTCAACATCATGGGCCTGCTCTACACCGCCAAGGCGGCGCTGCCGCATCTGCGTCTCAACAAGGGCCACATGCTGATGACCGGCTCGGCGGCCGGCCGGGTGCACCTGCCCGGCTCGGTCTATGGCGCCTCGAAATGGTTCGTGCATGGCTATGCCGGCAATCTGGCCGAGGAAATGAAGGAATGGGGCGGCCGCTGCACGGTGATTGCGCCGGGCATGGTCAACACCGCGTTTTTTGATGAGGAAAAGCCCGACAAGCTGCAGCCCGAAGACGTGGCCGATGCGGTTGTGTTCGCGCTGGAAGCCAAGCCGCGCAACGCGGTGCGCGAAGTGTTCCTGATGCCCGCCGACTGA
- a CDS encoding tetratricopeptide repeat protein → MADANEQTPLSAGAAVVRNPLSVIAMFVLLVEAISTITLVQVNDTPDIARPLVWFVVMFPTLIGILFFATIWWRHQYLYSPMEYRSDESFLTAMRRLQRVEARQEAADLNPRTADETQSLKVVDRLLQFSDMRAAVKVGRTFLEAGQFDIAVRIFQYILDKTPEMDDNRYNALANLGYAQIGMGQHKEAIETLERCIALAGKDRIGPWHLLALAYAHFKLSQSGSDAHARSFKSYLRKGKTHPWFGEKPNFYKQLYPEIADQL, encoded by the coding sequence ATGGCCGACGCGAATGAACAGACGCCACTGTCGGCCGGGGCCGCGGTTGTTCGCAACCCGCTCAGCGTCATCGCCATGTTCGTGCTGCTGGTGGAGGCGATTTCCACGATCACGCTGGTGCAGGTCAACGACACACCGGACATCGCCCGGCCGCTGGTCTGGTTCGTGGTGATGTTTCCCACGCTCATCGGCATCCTGTTCTTCGCCACCATCTGGTGGCGGCATCAATATCTCTATTCGCCGATGGAATACCGCTCGGACGAATCCTTCCTGACCGCCATGCGCCGTCTGCAGCGGGTGGAGGCGCGGCAGGAGGCTGCCGATCTCAACCCCAGGACTGCGGACGAGACCCAGAGTCTGAAGGTGGTCGACCGCCTGCTGCAATTCTCCGACATGCGCGCGGCCGTCAAGGTGGGGCGGACATTCCTCGAGGCCGGCCAGTTCGATATCGCGGTGCGGATCTTCCAGTACATTCTCGACAAGACGCCGGAGATGGATGACAACCGCTACAATGCGCTGGCCAATCTCGGCTATGCGCAGATCGGGATGGGCCAGCACAAGGAGGCGATCGAGACGCTGGAAAGATGCATCGCGCTGGCCGGCAAGGACCGGATCGGGCCATGGCATCTGCTGGCCCTGGCCTATGCGCATTTCAAATTGTCGCAAAGCGGCAGTGACGCCCATGCCAGGAGCTTCAAGTCCTATCTCAGGAAGGGCAAGACCCATCCTTGGTTCGGCGAGAAGCCGAATTTCTACAAACAGCTCTATCCGGAAATTGCCGACCAATTGTAG
- a CDS encoding ketosteroid isomerase-related protein, giving the protein MNQDDTTALIRRYLDAFNAKDSDAMLACLSDEVIHDINQGDREIGKEKFRWFNARMSRHYDEELGDIEIMVNASGSRAAAEFTVRGSYLATDEGLPEATGQRYSLPGGIFFEIDDGEGGAEITRVTTTYNLNDWVAQVKAG; this is encoded by the coding sequence ATGAACCAAGACGACACCACCGCCCTGATCCGCCGCTATCTCGACGCCTTCAACGCCAAGGATTCCGACGCCATGCTGGCCTGCCTGTCGGACGAGGTGATCCACGACATCAATCAGGGCGACCGCGAGATCGGCAAGGAGAAATTCCGCTGGTTCAACGCCAGGATGAGCCGGCATTATGACGAGGAACTCGGCGATATCGAGATCATGGTCAATGCGTCGGGCAGCCGTGCGGCGGCGGAATTCACCGTGCGCGGCAGCTATCTCGCCACCGACGAGGGCCTGCCCGAGGCCACGGGCCAGCGCTATTCGCTGCCCGGTGGCATCTTCTTCGAGATCGACGATGGCGAAGGCGGCGCCGAAATCACCCGCGTCACCACCACCTACAACCTCAATGACTGGGTGGCCCAGGTCAAGGCCGGCTGA
- a CDS encoding GNAT family N-acetyltransferase: protein MSGAGLRYAVLSARDAQAALDDLARLRIDVFAAWPYLYQGDTAYEAGYLARFAASPGAVIIAARDAGGRMVGAATAAPLVDHAQEFAAPFAAAGLDPADYFYLAESVLLPEFRGQGAGRRFFEMREAAGRAQGFSRAVFASVLRPSDHPARPQDYVPLDAFWRRLGYQPLQGLQAQFSWRDTGDAQDSVKHLQVWGRAL from the coding sequence ATGTCTGGCGCAGGCCTGCGCTATGCGGTTCTGTCGGCGCGTGACGCCCAAGCCGCGCTTGATGATCTGGCGCGGCTCAGGATCGATGTCTTTGCCGCCTGGCCCTATCTCTATCAGGGCGATACGGCCTACGAGGCGGGCTATCTGGCTCGCTTCGCAGCCTCGCCCGGTGCCGTGATCATTGCCGCCCGCGATGCGGGAGGCCGCATGGTCGGCGCGGCGACGGCGGCACCGCTCGTTGATCACGCCCAGGAATTCGCAGCCCCCTTCGCCGCCGCCGGGCTGGATCCGGCAGACTATTTCTATCTGGCCGAATCGGTGCTGCTGCCGGAATTTCGCGGCCAGGGCGCGGGACGGCGCTTCTTCGAGATGCGCGAAGCGGCAGGCCGGGCGCAAGGGTTCTCGCGCGCGGTCTTCGCCTCGGTGCTGCGGCCGTCCGACCATCCGGCCCGGCCGCAGGACTATGTGCCGCTCGACGCATTCTGGCGGCGGCTCGGCTATCAGCCGCTGCAAGGCCTGCAGGCGCAGTTCTCCTGGCGCGACACCGGCGATGCGCAGGACAGCGTCAAGCATCTGCAGGTCTGGGGCCGCGCGCTCTGA
- a CDS encoding pilus assembly protein has translation MPVLFEGARAFWRCKRGNFGILAAVLAPVMLTAAGLAVDYSNMSRAKVELQNMVDIAVLAASKKPSDTIDRKQIYRQMLLAQMSSGSGMTLVDENIDVTTGLNYIRSDAHARVAIPLVFIGKFMPNQVAVSASTYFSTRAIEIAIALDNTGSMGTGGISALKDASHALLNALDEIDTTRQSLKVGLVPFVTTVNVKGEGYSDTWMDLTGKSLYNGWTFLTEAQRATRKSSGNNNADFSTATYPHHANLYAWSGTSWKGCVEARPAPYNTSLDAPSALKPNTLFVPYFAPDEPGNRVTVGGNSGTGFNNSWLNDGINGDDATVQRSVTKYKTQTAVTKDFKDATGPLTLGPNRACPTPIVPLTATLSKVRTGIDAMQYWNGSGTNIAEGLAWGWRLLSPSEPYNQAAPFNTETASKILVIMTDGANVSYGASNTINKSDYGSYGFLADKRINSTTTQSAAETYLNTSTANMCVEIKKLGIEVYTVLYKTSTTSVVNMFSNCATRKENFFMASDVASLKKAFSAIGKSVSGVRLVN, from the coding sequence ATGCCTGTGCTGTTTGAGGGGGCCAGAGCATTCTGGCGTTGCAAGCGTGGTAATTTCGGAATCCTTGCGGCGGTTCTGGCGCCGGTGATGCTGACGGCGGCCGGGCTGGCGGTGGATTATTCCAACATGTCGCGCGCCAAGGTCGAGCTGCAGAACATGGTCGATATCGCGGTTCTGGCGGCATCGAAGAAACCTTCCGACACGATCGACCGCAAGCAGATCTACCGGCAGATGCTGCTGGCGCAGATGTCTTCCGGCTCCGGCATGACCCTGGTCGACGAGAACATCGACGTGACCACCGGGCTGAACTACATCCGCTCGGATGCCCATGCACGCGTGGCCATTCCGCTGGTGTTCATCGGCAAGTTCATGCCGAACCAGGTTGCGGTTTCGGCCTCGACCTATTTCTCGACGCGCGCCATCGAGATCGCCATCGCGCTCGACAACACCGGCTCGATGGGAACCGGCGGCATCTCGGCTCTGAAGGATGCCTCGCACGCGCTGCTCAATGCGCTGGATGAGATCGACACCACCCGGCAGAGCCTGAAGGTCGGGCTCGTCCCCTTTGTCACCACCGTCAATGTCAAGGGCGAGGGCTATTCCGACACCTGGATGGATCTCACCGGCAAGTCGCTCTACAATGGCTGGACCTTTCTGACCGAGGCCCAGCGCGCCACCCGCAAGTCCTCGGGCAACAACAACGCCGATTTCTCCACCGCCACCTATCCGCACCACGCCAATCTCTACGCCTGGTCCGGCACCAGCTGGAAAGGCTGTGTGGAAGCGCGGCCCGCGCCCTACAACACCAGCCTCGACGCCCCAAGCGCGCTCAAGCCCAACACCCTGTTCGTGCCCTATTTCGCGCCGGACGAGCCGGGCAACCGGGTCACTGTCGGCGGCAACAGCGGCACCGGGTTCAACAATTCCTGGCTCAATGACGGCATCAATGGCGACGACGCCACGGTTCAGCGCTCGGTCACCAAATACAAGACCCAGACCGCCGTCACCAAGGATTTCAAGGATGCGACCGGACCGCTGACGCTGGGGCCGAACCGCGCCTGTCCGACGCCGATCGTGCCGCTGACGGCAACGCTGTCCAAGGTTCGCACCGGCATCGACGCCATGCAGTACTGGAACGGCTCGGGCACCAATATCGCCGAGGGCCTGGCCTGGGGCTGGCGCCTGCTGTCGCCGAGCGAGCCCTACAACCAGGCGGCCCCCTTCAACACCGAAACCGCGTCGAAGATCCTGGTGATCATGACCGACGGCGCCAATGTCTCCTATGGCGCCAGCAACACCATCAACAAGTCCGACTATGGCTCCTACGGCTTCCTGGCTGACAAGCGGATCAATTCGACCACCACGCAATCGGCCGCCGAGACCTATCTCAACACCTCGACCGCCAATATGTGCGTCGAGATCAAGAAGCTCGGCATCGAGGTCTATACCGTGCTCTACAAGACCTCGACCACCTCGGTGGTGAACATGTTTTCCAATTGCGCCACCCGCAAGGAAAACTTCTTCATGGCCAGCGACGTCGCTTCCCTGAAAAAGGCCTTCTCGGCCATCGGAAAATCCGTTTCCGGCGTGCGTCTGGTCAATTGA
- a CDS encoding glutathione S-transferase family protein, whose translation MTGYTLYWKAGSGSMVVEAALRMIGVAFDRVEIRHSGELQTPKFLALNPAAKVPVLVCASGPVLAESAAILLALDDLFPETRLLPPHGTPARAAAVQWLIFMAGNIYPAALRYYYPARHIARGSGEAEAAIRQQAAIDMDRDFARFATAVRGPFLLGPTMTIADVYAAMLADWHEPARELPEIAAMVSHVLENPAVSGAWRNHGFGA comes from the coding sequence ATGACCGGATATACGCTGTACTGGAAGGCCGGATCGGGCTCGATGGTGGTCGAGGCGGCGCTGCGGATGATCGGCGTGGCCTTTGACCGGGTCGAGATCAGGCACAGTGGAGAGCTCCAGACCCCAAAATTCCTGGCGCTCAACCCGGCTGCCAAGGTGCCGGTGCTGGTCTGCGCCAGCGGTCCGGTGCTCGCTGAAAGCGCGGCGATCCTGCTGGCGCTCGATGACCTGTTTCCCGAAACCCGGCTGCTGCCGCCCCACGGCACGCCGGCGCGTGCCGCCGCGGTGCAATGGCTGATCTTCATGGCCGGCAATATCTATCCCGCGGCTCTGCGCTATTATTACCCGGCGCGCCACATCGCCCGCGGCTCCGGCGAGGCCGAAGCGGCGATCCGGCAGCAGGCGGCTATCGACATGGACCGCGATTTCGCCCGGTTCGCCACAGCCGTGCGCGGCCCGTTCCTGCTCGGCCCGACCATGACCATTGCCGATGTCTATGCGGCGATGCTGGCCGACTGGCATGAGCCGGCCCGGGAACTGCCGGAGATTGCCGCTATGGTGAGCCATGTGCTGGAAAATCCCGCCGTCAGCGGCGCCTGGCGCAATCACGGCTTCGGCGCATGA